A section of the Anabaena cylindrica PCC 7122 genome encodes:
- a CDS encoding 4'-phosphopantetheinyl transferase family protein, with protein sequence MITVDYLWRSPPTNWSLLSEDVHVWCTFLNQSTSRIQTLAQLLSQDERTRSERFYLERDRKRFIVGRGLLRTILGSYLGTNASQLQFCYGQHGKPTLAETSGGSVLSFNLSHSHELVLYAITRKRQIGVDIEYIRPISDFEQIADRCFSEREKNVFHQLPKDEKLGAFFNCWTCKEAYLKATGYGLLFPMDQLDVSLSPKEPVQLYSIKGDRSTVTRWSLQYLIPAFGYVGALAVEGHDWQLKCWQWE encoded by the coding sequence TACTTTCTTAAATCAATCGACATCTCGGATTCAGACATTAGCACAATTACTTTCACAAGATGAACGCACTAGATCCGAGCGTTTTTACTTGGAACGAGATAGAAAACGTTTCATTGTTGGACGAGGTTTACTAAGGACAATATTAGGTTCTTACTTGGGAACGAATGCTAGTCAATTACAATTTTGTTATGGACAACATGGTAAGCCGACTTTGGCAGAAACATCTGGTGGTAGTGTCTTGAGTTTTAATTTATCTCATTCTCACGAATTGGTTTTGTATGCCATAACCCGCAAACGACAAATTGGTGTTGATATTGAATATATCCGTCCTATTTCTGACTTTGAACAAATTGCCGATCGATGTTTTTCCGAGCGAGAAAAAAATGTTTTTCATCAATTACCTAAAGATGAAAAATTAGGGGCATTTTTTAATTGTTGGACTTGCAAAGAAGCTTATTTAAAAGCTACTGGCTATGGACTACTTTTTCCGATGGATCAGTTAGATGTTTCATTATCTCCTAAAGAACCAGTTCAACTCTATAGCATCAAAGGCGATCGCTCTACTGTCACTCGTTGGTCACTGCAATATCTGATACCTGCTTTTGGTTATGTCGGCGCTTTAGCTGTAGAAGGACACGATTGGCAGCTTAAATGCTGGCAATGGGAGTAA